The genomic DNA ACAAGAGGTtgccattacagcctgttgaACAAAGGATGAACATTTGAAATATATTAAATTTTTACCACTCAGCAGGCTTGCAGTCCATTTTCATGAGCATACCAGTATAAACGTTTTATGATCCCTAAAAGAACAATGGAGATTTCCTGTCAAACTCACCAGTGAAAACAGCAAGGACGAGCACAACTAGGACCTTCATGGCTCTTCGGCGAGTATACCTCTGCAGGTCCACTTGGCAGCGCTTGTGCTTCAATTAAGAGATTATTTGCCTTTTATAGTATGCCAGTCAGTCAAGATCCCAAAGTCCAGGTGCCAGTGTCTCGCTGTCACTTGACCTCTGCTCTCCTCACTGGCATCTTGTGCCATGCAGCACTCACTCAGGCCCACACTGTACATATTGTGAATGTGCATTCATACCAAGTACATAACCCACTTCTGCAGCTTCATGATAATACTGTGGAAttataacatttttttgtgtgtataacCTATGAAAACCAGCAAaagtgtaacaaaaaaaaaatactgaataatGAAATATACATCAATGTATGTGAAAAATGGAAATCCAATTGGAATGATAAAAGAGACAACTTAAGAGAAAAATTGTTGAttgacaaacaacaaataaataagaaaccCCCACCCAAACTATAAGAATCACAATAATACAAGTCCCCTTTTGTTTTCAGTATGAGGTGGAAAAAGTCAGGAGGTTCAACAGTTCATAATAACAACTTAGCCAGTCCTTGATGTGATTGAAAGTATTCAGTAACTCTTTAAAGTCAACTGTAAAGCAAAAACTAGTCTGTGTTTGGTCAAGAACTTACAAATAATGAACTctcttttttagtttgttttttaattagtcTTTCTGCCAAACTTATCTCTAGCTCTATAACTTATCTATTTGGAGCTTATTGCTGGATAGTGAACACTCAGCTCTCTTTGGTTTTAAGTATGAGGTTTGGACAGTCAGTACAAGTTTAGATAAGTATTCGAGGTCCAGATCCAGAAGACCCTAAACCTCTCTGGACCCAAAACCTCTCTTGTATAATTTATATTATAAATGGACTTTATGTGTTCACTAGAAAGCACTAATTCCTctcactgttattgttgttgttgttgcggGTTTCTAAATGCATCATTAACGATAAAGACAAGTTTATTTTATGACCATCCTGCTAATCTCAGTCCAGCTAAAGGGACAGGAAACACTCCTGAGAGtatagggagaaaaaaaatcagatgagCCAAGGGTCAGTGTTGATCCAGGGACCATCATGGTGAAGACCAGTGCCTTTGCACAGTTTGGAGACATGGatggaaaaactgttttttgtttggacaTGACAGTCTGAggtaatagtgtgtgtgtttttttaaaatcttttcagCTGTTTACTTTGGCATTGCTCATCTCTGTGAGTAAGCTTAAGTGGACTTTAGGGGGAAGCTTCTCCCAGGCTATGGCAGCTCAAAAATGGGTTTTACGCATGAGAGGTAACAGGGAGGAAAAAGTTTAGTCCAGGTCTCAGAACTTTTCCAACCGCTGTTCCAAATTTTACCGggactttttaaataatataacaggCTTGGGGGCGCTgttggcgcagtggttagtgcgcgcaacccatgtatggaggctgtagtcttccaggTGGGTGGCCTGGGCAGcaatagctcagtctgtagggacttgggttgggaaccggagggtcgccggctcaagtcccggtgcggaacaaatatggaagttggtctggtagctggagaggtgccagatcacctcctgagcactgccgaggtgcccttgagcaaggcaccgaaccccctccccaccatcagctcaggagcgcccactgtgggccgctccgtcactctgacttctctccattagtgcatgtccataggatcctgtttctgcatgtgtgtgtgtatttcatatttgtgtgtgttcatgacttacagagtgtaaaaactgaaatttccccttgcggggatcaataaaagttaatcttaatcttaaatccggcctgtggctcccttcccgcatgtcgttccccactctttccctccctgatttccaactctatccactgtcctatctctcaattaaaggcccaaaaataaatctttaaaaaataataatattgtaATAGactcatgttcatgttcattttgcttttcatttattttcgtTATATTGAAAAAACACAGTGTTTGGTTACAGACAAGCCCTCCAGCTTTGCTGAGGCACTATCTCTCTGTTCCATATCAGGTTGTGGTTGATTTAGCTGCTTTTGAAAGGCGATTGTACAGGTCTGTGAGTTTTCTTTGGACGCCTTGGGCCAAGGGCTCCAGGTTTTCCCTCAGGTTTTCAATGTGGGGGGAGGCCATATCGCTCAACTCTTCAGCGCATTGAAGCAGCCTGCTTGCAACCTTGTCTGCCACAGGTGCCGCCTCCTCGACTAAAGGCTCAAGTAGTTTTTCCTTGACAGCTATCCCTTTTTCCTCCACATGGTTTGCCAACTCGGTAAGAAGACTGTCAATGTTGTCCTTGGTATGTGATGGAACCTGCTCCCAGACTCTTGTAGCATATATATCAGCAACTTCTGCACCCTCTCTGAGATAATCACTGAAACATGAGATGTTCCTTGGTTAGtcatcattttttgtttttgttagttAGGTTGCATTTCAGTAATTTCCATCTGTTCTAAATCAGAAGCACTTCACCAGTGTTTGTGTACAACCTACCTCACAACCACACCAAACTCAGTCTGCCTGAAGTCACTGAATGCTACCCATGATGTCAAGATGGTTTGGGAAACATAGTCCCAGAATGCTTCATTCATTAAATCCAGCTTTGATTTTGGTTTATGAGCATAGAGTTCGGCATTACAACCTGTTTGAGGAAAACAATTACATATTATATAATGACATTTATAATAGTTAATAACTACTCCCCAGCAGAGCCTGTAGTTAATTAGCATACcgacagatttttttgttttcgtCATACTCACCAGTGAAAAAGGCAAAGACGAGCACCACAAGGACCTTCATGGCTCTTAGGCAAGTGTATCTCTGGAAGTCCACTTTGCAGTGCTTGTGCTCCGGTGGTGGGAATCAGCCACTCACACAGCGTGCCAGGCAGTAAACATCCCAAAGTCCAGGACCAGACCTGGCTTCACCCTGCCCTAATCACTGGCCTCTTTTGCCATACAAGCCAAAACTGTACATTCATGCATTAACCCTTTTCTGCAGACTTATAACAGAATAGAATATTAAGTGTATCTGTTAATCACTTATGAAATCAGTAATACATTGTGCATTACTTAAAATCAAAAACCAAGCTATAAATTACATAACATTTTATGACttaaacaggaacacacacaatAACTAAGAAACTACTTTAAACAGCGGTTCATTATAAAacttattataaaaaaatataagaatTCGATGAAAACCTTTCAATGACCTCATAATGAATTTAAGATGAGTTTCCAGCCAAAATGGTATGGCCATGGTAAAAGAAACCTAATCAGTCCAGGATTTTACTCTGTAAATTATGCAGCCTTAAATATctggtgtgtgtcagtttaaaaaaaaagttgtgatatttgaagctttaaaaaaaaagttttttatttgcTGTCTGTGTCCCAATCTTCTTGTACACTGAGTGCAACCACTGATCAATCGTTAcacattacattttacacagtCTTCTTACTTATTTGGAAACTTTGGTTGTGTGATTTATTGATGttcaaagtacaaaacaaatCCTGAAGTTTAACCTGAAATGAATGTACCAGATATCTGtatataattaattattatttttatctaaATCTGCAAATTTCAAACAAGATGAGCTAGTGGTGTAGGTTGTAATAAACAAACATGGATAGATATTTGGATCAAAGAATACTGTTTTGTTTGGTGCAGTTTCtttctgttggtttgttttgacTCATACAGGGCTTTGCCCCAGCTGAGTCTGCAGCTCCATTACACTGTTCCAAtcccgtgcatgaatgaggacggtggtggttgtggggatgacacagtctgattttggtggctgggcgtcagggacatCAGATgcagtagtgccagatcacctctcTGAAGGTTGGGGGACCCCTGTCGACTCGAGAGCCCGGCCTCTGTTGTCTCCTGGGCTTCTGACACTGTGACACAGAGGAACCTTCAAGACAtcagagctcaggagctcccagtaAAATATGTGGTCAGTTactaagatttacagatagcaACATGCAGTAATGTTTTGTGAATgcgcagagagggagagataagaGCTCAAGGAGCCAGCTCCcccagtagtctaagcctatagcagcataactaggagctggtccatacctgCACCAGCCCTGACTATAAGATTTattgaaaaataacattttaagtctattcttaaagtacagagtgtgtctgacTGGTTgatgattccaaaggagaggGGCCTTATAAcagaaggctctacctcccatagtatatTTAGggactgtaggtaccacaagcagttCCACATTCTGGGAGCGTAGTGTTCTCAAAGGATGATACGGCACTACTAGCTCTTTAAGATGAGATGGTGTCTGTCTGACCGCTAAgggctttgtaagtgagaagaaggatttttAATTATATTCTAGATTtaatagggagccagtgcagagaagccaatacaggagtaatgtggtcccttttcctagttctagtcaatATACGAGCTGCAGTGTtttggactagttgaagagccTTAAGAGATTTACAAGAGCAGCCCGATagaagagaattacaataatccaacctggaggtaacaaatgcatgaactagtatTTCTGCATCGTTTTGCGACAGGATCTGCCTGATTTGAGATATATTACAAAGGAGAAAATAGGCTGTCCTTGAAATTTGTTTTATAGGAGATAAAATAGATTCCTAACAGtagtgctagatgccaggctgatgccGTTACGAACAGTTATATcattagaaaaagtctctctgaggtttttagggccaaGCACAATAACTTCGATCTTAACTGAGTTAAGCATCCTTCTGCTCTACATAACTGATTGGTGTcatcaggcttcattgatacatatagctgagtatcatctgcataacaatgaacaTTTATAATATCATAATATTTCATAATATTACTCaaaggaagcatatataatgtaaagagaatcggTCCAAGCCCTGAACCTTGTAGCCCTCCAGGGTTAACTTTGGATGAATAGGGTTGAGGGATGAAGGTAGGGAGCGTCAGAGTTGGGGGATGAAGAGGTGGGGGTAAGGGTCGAGAGACAAAGGGATGCAGGTGAGGGTCTAGAGATGTGGGAAGAAGTTAATGGTTgagggatgaatggatgaaagTAAGGTTCGGGAGCTGAATAGTAGAAGGACTATGGATTTGTGTCAGCCAATGTAGGTACGAGGAGAGGAAACCAGAGGGGTCGAGACATTTTCATAGCCTCGCATATCTCTCTGCTAGACAGAGACAACACCTGCTCCTATTTCTTTGAAGAAATGACTTGTTTTGTTCACCAGATTGCACTTACTCTTCTCAAGGGTTGGTGTTGCATCCAGTTTGACGAAAGGTGTTTTTATAaccatttgaatattttaaaactacATAATACTTCAAAGTGTGTACAATTTGATAATGAACATTATTTGAATACTTTCTAAGCTTATTAACATGGATGATACCACATTATTAGGTAAGTGTTACCATGatcttgtaaataaaatgacagaCTCTCAAGTTTAAGTTTTGCTTAGATTTTATTTCCATAATATAGGAAGAGAACACAGTGGGTGGTTACAGATAAAAACACTTAATATGTATataatgaatttttttttttttattatctaaaTGTGCAAATTTCAAAATAGATGAGCTAGTGTTTTCATATAAATATGGATAGAGCTTTGGATCAGAGAATATTGTCTTGTTTGTTGAAGTTTCCTTCTCTTCTGACTGCTTAGTTGGTTTTGACAAAGGACTCGTACAGGGCGTTGAGACGGGTCTGGACGTCCTGGGTCAAGGGGTCCAGCTTTTCCCTCAGCTCTTCAACGTAGGGGGAGGCCATATCTCTCACCTGCTGGGCTCTCTGAGCCAGCTCACTCTGAACCTGCTCTGTCATGGGGGCCACTCTCTCCTTGAAGACCAGCAGGTGCTGGTCCACCTTCTGCTTCAGGTCATCAGTGTAAGGCCCCAGCTGAGTCTGCAGCTCCTGCACACTCTGCTCCAGGCTGGCCTTCAGCTCCTCTGTCTTCTGTACCAGGGTGGTCCTCAGGGCCTCTGAGTCCATGGTGTCTGTGTAGGTGGCCAGCTCCTGTTTGAGCTGCTCTACTCGCTCTTGGATCTTGGCCTTCATCTCCTCAGTTAAGGGCTCAAGCTTTTCCTTGACAGTGGTCATCTCCTGCTCCAAACGAGTTCTGAGGGCATAGGTCTCCATGGTGACTGTGCCGATCATGTCCTGGGCAACAGGGGGAAGCTGCTCATGGACTCTTTGAGCATACACTGTAGCAGCATCAGCACTATCTGTGAGACGAGCACTAAACACAAAAGTGGAGTGAGATAAATGCAAGTcttcatttgagttatttttatgTGGATTGCATATCAGTTACATTTAACCATACTACATCATAATGTCACCAATGGGTCTGTAAGACTTACGTCACATCCTGTCCAAACTGAGACTTCTTGATCATCTGGAGGGTGTCATCAGCTGTCTGGGTAGCTTTGGAAACATAGTCCCAGAATGCATCAGTCAGGACTTCCAGCTGTGGCTTGGGTTCATCAGCATAGAAAAGGttggcgttacagcctgttggATGGACACAAGAACATGTCATACATTCATACAAGCATATATTTAACCTCCACTTCCTTTAGCatacaaactgttgtttttcctctttgctaAAAGAATATTGTAATTCTGCCATCATACTCACCAGTGAAAACGGCAAGGGCAAACACAACAAGGACCTTCATGGCTCTTTGGCAAGTATGACTCGTGTATGTGCTTGTGCTCTGTATCTGAGATTCTACAGTTTATATAGGACACTACAGATTTCAAAGTCCAGGTGCTATTGCCCTGCTGTCACCTTGCCTCACCCTGCATTCCTCACTGACATCTATTGCCTTGCAGCACAGACTTAGACTGTACAAACTGGAAATACATTCTGATTGATAATCCAATTTCAGCATCTTATTTTTGATTAAATTGCAGCAAccaatttttatttgaaagcatGATTATGACTGCCATCTTTATTGCCTTTCTATATTCTCTGTGTGAGTTATTCATTTTCAGAGTGGAAAAAATCACAACACCAACCTTAAATGAACCCTGTTCTCACAGCCCTGTTATCAAAGCTGTCACAGTTAACTCTTTGCCTATGCAGACAAAAAGTCTTGCCAATAATGTCTTTGATGTCCAGCATCGATTAGATATACAGTGGGTGTTAAGTGTCTATATTGGCTTGAAATTTTGCCAACTAACGTCACAGTTACTCATTGTTCCAAAATCCCTATGTGACAGTTTGGTCAAAGGTTAGATTATTACTGTACACTGTCAGCTTCTGGAGGTCAAAGTGGCTGCAGTCCACACCTTTCCCCTTACCTGAAACCACTtttaaagagaacattttacTTGGTCCaattttccttttaaataaaagatcCTATCTGAGATGTGAAACTGGAACATTAACATGAAGTATTTTTGATCCTACTTATTTTAGGTGTAATTTTCTTGTTTAGAAGTATTTTAATAGAAAAAATCCCTGTCATGTAAATACTGTGAAGGGGAAGTTTTCAATGTAACATGACATAAAACACATCttgtttgtcggatagtgctgtggctagatttaaggaagctatttcagctgtttttgattcagtaccgtgtttcaacccagttggaaactcttatgatagctttagtccctctcagctagatcagtttgttgatagtgcagtggattcactgagagttactctggattcgattgctcccctgaaacagaaggttgtcaagcggcggagagtggctccatggttcaactcagaaacctgtactctgaaacaatcgtcacggaattttaaaagaatatggcgctcgaccaaaacggtagaatctcgttttttctggcaggatagtcatagaagatatatgaaggctctacgtcacgcccgagctgcctactactcctctctaattgaggaaaacaaaggcaatcctagataccttttcagcactgtagccaggctgacagagagtcatggctccattgagccttgtattcctctagccctcagcagtaatgacttcctgagctttttcaacaacaaagttctagacatcagagagaaaattggtaacctcctgcccttacctggtgcggatacgtctaatacggcagagacagttccaggaccagatattagtctcgactgtttttctccaatcgacctttcagagctatattccattttttctgcatcgaaaccgtcaacctgtattttggacccaatcccaaccaagctgtttaaggaagtctttcccttagttagcaactccatattagatatgatcaatatgtctttactggcaggctatgtaccacaggcatttaaagtagcggtaatgaaacctctacttaaaaagcctactctggactcaggaactctggctaattacaggcctatatccaaccttcctattttctcgaagatcctggagaaggtggtagctaaacagctgtgtgactttctccatgacaacagtttatttgaggagttccagtcaggttttagagttcaccatagcactgagactgcactagttagagttacaaacgatctacttctagcctcagacaggggacttctgtctgtgctcatcttgttagatcttagtgctgcttttgacaccattgaccatcggatcctgttgtacagactggagcgtttgcttggaattacagggactgctttaagttggtttgaatcctacttatcagaccgatctcagtttatacatgttaatgatgagtcctctatgcacactaaagtttgccatggagtcccacaaggttcagtgcttggaccaattctttttacattatatatgcttcctctgggaaatattatgaggaaacactccatacagtttcat from Labrus mixtus chromosome 11, fLabMix1.1, whole genome shotgun sequence includes the following:
- the LOC132983120 gene encoding apolipoprotein A-I-like, which codes for MKVLVVLVFAFFTGCNAELYAHKPKSKLDLMNEAFWDYVSQTILTSWVAFSDFRQTEFGVVVSDYLREGAEVADIYATRVWEQVPSHTKDNIDSLLTELANHVEEKGIAVKEKLLEPLVEEAAPVADKVASRLLQCAEELSDMASPHIENLRENLEPLAQGVQRKLTDLYNRLSKAAKSTTT
- the LOC132983766 gene encoding apolipoprotein A-I-like yields the protein MKVLVVFALAVFTGCNANLFYADEPKPQLEVLTDAFWDYVSKATQTADDTLQMIKKSQFGQDVTARLTDSADAATVYAQRVHEQLPPVAQDMIGTVTMETYALRTRLEQEMTTVKEKLEPLTEEMKAKIQERVEQLKQELATYTDTMDSEALRTTLVQKTEELKASLEQSVQELQTQLGPYTDDLKQKVDQHLLVFKERVAPMTEQVQSELAQRAQQVRDMASPYVEELREKLDPLTQDVQTRLNALYESFVKTN